tctatctatctatctatatatatatatatatatatatatatatatatatatatatttatttatttattgaccATATCCCCACTTGACCAATTTGGTCTTTTGAATTTGATGTGCTAAAACGACTTTCACATACtaataaatacttttttcaatgtaattttaaatttaattgaatatatatatatatatatatatatatatatatatatatatatatatatatatataaaatagcgagaacaaaaaaatatataattatatcgGTCTTTCCAAATTAAGGAAGCAACTAATGATATATTGTCATCAAAGCAAGAATCATAGACTATAGCCTTACATGATCAAGTGAAAACTTGATAGGTCTCACATTTACTAAGCTTTCAAAAGGACAATGTCCACCTTTACTTTCTGTAGGATTGAAAACTTAAACGCTTCTGACATAGTTAATCAAGCAATGATCAGGAATCGACGGTTTGATTCTGCCTATTGGCGAATTAAACCAATAGAAAAAAGCAATCCTAATTTCTGAAGATTACTTTTTGTCAGATTTTATCGTACTAGTAATCATTGTCATTCACTATTGATGAGTTTATCTACGGAGCGTAGTCATGCTTTACTCCcttttcaaattgaaaaaaaattataataagaagTAAGATCCATGAGAAGTTTTAGTTTCGTCATATACCATAACTTCTAACCTAAAAAGcccttttaattaaattttatctcagttaaactctctctctctctctttcataTACTATAGGAAAAACGGAGACCATGAGCAGTGGTGGAAGTCGAATATCAAATGAGATAGAGAATAATGTAATTAATGATTACTTTAAGTTTGAGAAATAAAAGTTGATTCAaaatgggaaaatgcacaagtaccccttcaacctatgtcgaaaatctcagagacacacttatactatactgatgtcctattaccccctgaacttattttataagtaattttctatcccttttcagcctatgtggcactagcttgaaaaaaaagtcaactagcgttgggcccacaagatagtgccacgagaccgaaaagaggtaaaaaattattaataaaataagtccaagggtaataggaccttactatagtataagtgtgtctctaaaatttcggaCATAacttgaggggatacttgtgcattatcccttaaaaaatttatttgtattttatagcGATCTAAGGAAATAtttgattcaaatttaaatatttacaaatacttattaaatttcttaattcaTGAAGAGTATTTAAGCAAAACTTATTAGCTTcacataaattcataaattaccTTATAAGTTTACTTACGAATAGATGAGACTGTTCATTTCTTATTCATACATTTCAAAGTTAACTCATTTTCCCTCCTATTATGGGTAAGTTTATacttgaagtaaaaaaaaatgatacaaataCAGTAAGCCATATTCATAAGTCATAGCCTAGAGCCTTAGACATATTCACATGAAAACAATCATAACAAATGCAAGCAAGTGGTAATATCATGCTTTATATAGTATACtttgttattttcaatatttttgaatgaattCGATACTTTATAAAATCGAAGAAAAACatatttctcattattttttatatcaagagtataaacttatttaattcaGGTGGAAAAAAACACCATATGTATTGAGTAGTAATACATTATAAAGTTTGTCTACTTAAATATAACAACCAAATAAGAAAAGAACACTTGTTTGATCTTTAATGTTCTATATGTTCTTACTTATAGATCAATggagttttaaaatatgaataataacaatatatatcattcaACCATTTAGTTTATAAAAAACAATCGAAATATATGCTACATATACACTTAGTTATACATGTATaacatgtatatattatatatacctatgtatattttatgtatatatcaGTATAGTGTGTATACTTTGTTCGCTTTTAATAAACTAGATAGCcgaataatatatatgattcgTTTGTCTAGATTGTGATAGATTTGTCAACATGAAGTATATCTTGCATATATACTTGGTTGTACTTTTTCTGTATCGTTTTAATTGTCAcgatttcattttttagaaTCTAAAACGTGACGGAGTTAGAGAGAATATTTTGAAAGGATTGTGTTTCATTTTCTCTTCCAATCTCTTGCCATTTGTTAGAACAAAACTCAAATAGTTTAGTCTGAGTGAGATATAATGTATAcataatttttacattttatcttagtttgatataaaatatttgatcgTTCTGAGATTATTTATCTCACTATTTATACTTTCGTGATACAATatcgataaattaataaaaaaatttatcggCGATAATTAATGGCAAAATAACTTTGTTATCAAATAATACAACCAAATAGATTTGTATTATTCTAATTGGATAAAGAATCATAGGTAGAGCTTATTTTTCCCCCATTTTCTTCTTTCACTGATAAACTCAAAAAGGCATTTTCCGGCGAAGTGAACTGATAAAAAATGGCAAACGGAGAAGGTGAAGTAGTGTGTGTTACCGGAGGCAGCGGTTTTATTGGTTCATGGCTTGTTAGTTCTCTACTTGACCGTGGCTACACTGTTCACGCTACTGTTAAAGATCTCAGTGAGTTGCCTTTTCATTTTGATCAATTTCTGGTTCggattaagttttttttttcttcctaattttgttgattttttgtaGATGATGAGAAGGAGACGAAGCATTTACTTGGTTTAGAAGGAGCTGAATCTCGTCTTCGTCTTTATCAAATTGATTTGCTTGATTACGATTCAATTGTTTCTGCGATTACTGGTGCTGTTGGTGTTTTTCATCTTGCTTCTCCTTGCATTGTTGATGAAGTTAAAGATCCTGAGGTGGGTTCGAGAAcccctctttattttaaattttttactacTAATTTTGGTGCTATGTGGACTGAGATTTTGAACTTTATTTGTTCTAAATTTTAGGATAGCGATATCGGGTGATAGTAGTTTGGGCATTTAACTATTCAaaatgaatcaattttaagctcTGTTATGTGTTTGGTTAAAAAATGTccattatcaatatatttttggctcaaaaatactaaaatgGCTAAAAAATATCAATCTTTCTAGTGATTGCtccaaaacaaagaaaaaatggtTCAATTTTGCTGTTGAACTATTCAAATTGTCCTATTTTGAGTAATTAAAGGGCAAGACTGaaccatttttatttgttttggagCAACTGttaaaaaagaagatatttttgAAGCATTTTGCTAGTTGGAGGATGTTCTGGAGCCAAAAATGTAACATAAGGTATTTTCGAGCCAAATAACAGTGCGGACTGTAAAACTGATCCCTTTTGAATGGTTGAGGTATATTTGGCccatttttaatacaaatatagtGTTTGAACTAAAGCTACACCGAACCGGTGGACTTCTAGTCTGGCTTCTGCTATTGCTCATTTACTTGTTCTTCATATTGATTTGTAGTTTCGGTATTAATTTGCTATTCTTTCTGTTATCTACATGGGGTTATGGTCGTGTGAATTATAGAATGATCTTCTGTCACCAGCAATCAAAGGCACTAGTAATGTACTTACAGCATCAAAGGAGCTTGGTGTTAAGCGTGTGGTAGTGACTTCATCTGTATCGTCCATCACCCCAAATCCTAATTGGCCAGCTGATTGTATCATGAATGAGGATTGCTGGACTGATATTGAGTACTGCAAACAGAATGGGGTACATACATTTCACCTATCTTCTTTATCAGAATTATATGTTTCCCTCCATCCATGTATTGTGTGAGTTGCTTAAAATGAGGTTATGTTTAGTTGTTCTTGagtgaaaagaaaataacaagaacTCAAATTAGAGAAGTTCGGTTGATTCATGAATATCAAGTTATTGTTAAGGTATGCCGTTATTTTGACTAAGCTACCCGATATGAACAATAAGAGGCTTTATGTGCTACAAATAAGAGAATTCCTTAAGCCTTAAAGCGTCTTGGAGTAAAGTGAGAGTCTACTCTTGAGAATATTCAGAGGCAACGATAATGTCATGGATTATCAAAGATGTGAAGCTTGGGTGgtagtttataaaaaaaagagacaGTAAAAACTCCTTTGGTGCTCGTATGGGCAATATGGAGAAATGGAACTTAAGTGCTTTTGAAGAGTGAAAATAATCTTGTGGAAATAAATGGAACTTTATGGTTCGTTTGAACTTTGAAGCATATGATATGTTCCAATCAGTCTACGAATAGGCGTTTAGTGGAGAATAATGCTTGTGTAAAATGCTCTACTCTGGTTTATGTCTTGTATGCGGGATATCCTCGTCAAATCAATGAACTATTAgcttcataaaaagaaaatattgctATGCATACCATTGATTAACCTGCTTAAACCCTTTGTACTATTTACTTAACTATAAAACTAACAAAGTAGATACAACAGCATCTTGAAAGCCatggaagatgaagaaaaattaCCCCTTTGTATGCCTTATGGTTAATATCTTATTTGGTACTGATTAAATTAACTAAGTTTTTAATGCTTAGTCAGTAAGTTAGGctaaaatatctaaaagaatATAGAAGCAAAAGCTCGACTAAATCTGGACTTGCTTGGCTTTTGCCTAGACAAAACACATTTCGTGAAAAAGATTAGCCTACTTCCTTCTTTTGATTTCTGCtgaattttcttgtaaatttaGCATTTCTTATCAGCTCCCTTCAAATGTGATGTTCGTTGGTTCCTTAAATGACATTGATGTCAATCTTATGTTTTAGGTATGGTATCCTTTGTCAAAAACACTTGCTGAAAAAGATGCTTGGAAATTTGCCAAGGAAAAAGATTTGGATATTGTTGTGGTGAATCCAGGAACTGTAATGGGCCCTATTATCCCACCAAGCCTTAATGCTAGCATGCAAATGATTCTTCGTCTTCTTCAAGGTAACATTGAGTAATGAGTTCCATTTTCCTCGTGTCTGCAAGGAGAGCCCTAGGATGGGGGTAGATTGTTGTtcctatttttcttctcttcaaTTTGAATTCTTGTTGAAAGAATCAGTGCGTTAATTTATATTGCCACCTACTGATCTGTGCTGAACCTTTCTCTTAGAATCATATTTTCTAAAGCTTTTAAATATCTTTGATGGATATTTAGCTATGGAACTTTGTTGCTGGTGTCCTCAACATGCCTTGTCACTTTGTTTATACTCAGGCTGCACCGATACATATAAAGATTTCTTTATGGGATTAGTCCATGTCAAGGATGTGGCATTGGCTCATATTCTTGTGTATGAAAACAAATCAGCAAAAGGAAGGCACATGTGTGTTGAAGCCATAACTCACTATGGAGACTTCGCGGCTAAGGTTGCAGAGCTTTACCCTGAATATAACATTCCTAGGTAATACTCTTCTAAGTTCTAATCTGAGTTTTTTATGCCCTAGTATGCAGATACTCTTTTATCAATTCGAGTTTCTCGTTAATATAGTACACTACATACTAGTTATTCTTTGTTGTATTTTGCTTGTTCGGATCAGGTTGCCAAAAGATACTCAACCTGGACTATTAAGAGCCAAGGATGGAGCTAAGAAGTTGATGGATTTGGGACTGGAATTTATTGAAATGGAGCAAATAATTAGGGACGCCGTTGAGAGTTTGAAGATCAAGGGATATATTTCTTAAACTTCCATAGTTGCTGTGTAGATAAACTATGTTATCGATCCTCTCAGCGCCTTATTATGTGAAACAGACACACTTCAGGTTCAACTTGATAACAACTTTCTAATAGAATTATGTTGTTCTCTCTTTGGTTTCTTGTTTTCACAGATTCCTGTAAGCATAGCATCTAACTGATGGACATTTTTCGATACCATCAGAAGTTGTAGCAACGAGCTACTAATGAATGACTACGTCGAAGTTTCAAATGTAGAGTTCGATACTTTTCATTTCATGATTGTATTTCAGGTTGAACACAACATctgttggaatttttttttttttaatatctcaaaaataaaGTTCATGTCTTTGAGATATTCCCACATTTGATTAGAATTTATGTGGCTTTCATTATAAGAAGTTGACACAACATCTGTTCTCCTCTTACTTGTTGGTTTTTTTAATcttggtttgattttgattcGTAATTTCGTATAAGAAAAATTTgctgaatttttttgaatatatctATATTAGTTGAAATATCTTAAAGGATAATGTCAAACATATCTCAAGTTACgagaatttttgttattttcaatattttacaaCAATATCTTTAAGCACCAATTTCATATCTTAGTATGAACTACGAAGGAAAAAATcaacactttttttttcaattttttagaaattggtaaaagtcataaaaatgaaataaataaaaacagaaTCGAACCAAAGCATGTGTCATGACATAGAAGAATTCTACAATTAGACTATTTATACCTTTGacctatattttttaaattcatatgAAACTAATCGAAAGACATCTTATAATTTttgtcaaaaagaaaagaaggatttttgttaattttttaattaaaaaaaagtaaaaaatagtaatttttataCGAAATTGACCTATAAGGtatgttaaattttgttttggtaTATAcattatcttttaatattttttttatattagtaaGAATTCTAATTAAGAGCGATCCCTTGAATATGAACTATCAACATATTCAAAACTTTGTCGCGTACCTTCTCGATCGATATAGGGTTTGGTTAAAGTCATTTTGTGGTGCATTGGTTGGTGAGAGTAGTACACTTTTGACTTGATGGCTCAGTTctagatatatataaaaaatcttgTTGAGAGCATCACTCTTGAACGAACTTTGCAATGCGTGATCTAGATTTGATCAGAGCTCCAATATGAACCAAAAATATCGAGCGAAaaatcaaaaagagaaaaaatatcattttcattttagcGATTTTATAGAATATGATACTGAAACAAGATTTATCGTATTCGGAAAAAAAAGGAGGAGGTTTATAACTTACCTCTTAATTCACCAACAATTCTGGTAAACTCTACACCAACAAAACAGTGACACTAGAGCTAACACCATTTCTCTCTGTCATGCAAAACACACACAGAAAAGAGTAAAACAAGTGAACAAACCACAGCCATGGCGGCCACCATTGTTAGGTCACCGAAGCTCTCCCTCTCCCTTTCCACTCCTGAATCAACCACCTCAAATCTACCATCTCTCAATCAGAGTTTCTTCACTCCGTTACCTAAACGACGTCGTTGTATCTCGATCTACGCGTGTAGCGCTGGTGACCAGAGTAACAGTGCATTTGGAGGTGAAATTAAGAAAGGACAAGCGATTGAGCTGAATAAAGTCAATGATGAGAATCCTTATGAATTTAATGCTAAGGATTCACCTAATCCCTTGCCTAGTAAGTTGCGGCTTTTTGTAAAATGGAtagatttagttttttttttcttgtgataATGTGATTGTATTGATTGTTTTGTGTTGAAAAATTGATATTGGTGAATTTCAGGGCCATTAACTTCGGCTGATTTGAACAATATGGCTTCTCAAGGTTCTCGTCTTCGGGTTGCTTATCAGGTATGGGTGggtgatttttttgtttgtactAGTTGATTAACAGTGGTAGTGGTGGATGTAGAGCTCACTCGTCTAAATCAGTAGTTCTGATCCTGAG
The DNA window shown above is from Solanum lycopersicum chromosome 11, SLM_r2.1 and carries:
- the LOC101250958 gene encoding cinnamoyl-CoA reductase 2 gives rise to the protein MANGEGEVVCVTGGSGFIGSWLVSSLLDRGYTVHATVKDLNDEKETKHLLGLEGAESRLRLYQIDLLDYDSIVSAITGAVGVFHLASPCIVDEVKDPENDLLSPAIKGTSNVLTASKELGVKRVVVTSSVSSITPNPNWPADCIMNEDCWTDIEYCKQNGVWYPLSKTLAEKDAWKFAKEKDLDIVVVNPGTVMGPIIPPSLNASMQMILRLLQGCTDTYKDFFMGLVHVKDVALAHILVYENKSAKGRHMCVEAITHYGDFAAKVAELYPEYNIPRLPKDTQPGLLRAKDGAKKLMDLGLEFIEMEQIIRDAVESLKIKGYIS